From the Halobacteriovorax sp. GB3 genome, the window CCAATTGAGTGTAAATCGGGACAGATCGTTCAAGTTCTAACAAATCTTTTAAATAATGCCTATGATTCACTTGAAGGACAAAGTGGCCAGAGATGGATAAAGATTGAGAGTGAATCAAAAGATGATCGTGCGCTCGTTCGCGTAACGGACTCTGGAGAGCCTTTATCAGAAGATCTTCGAGAGAAGTTGATGGCCCCATTCTTTACGACAAAAGGTCAGGGAAAAGGCACAGGATTAGGACTTCATATATCGAGAGAAATTTTAAAGCGCCACGATGGTAGGCTTTTTATTGATGAAGATTCAAATCATGTTAGCTTTGTGGTTGAACTTCCCATGCTGCAATATGAGTGATAAATTAGATTAAAAACTTCTCGAGGTTTTCATGTCTGATTCTTCAAATCTTGTTGCTAAAACTCTTCTTGAACTTAAGTGTGTCCAATTTTCTCCCAATGAACCTTTTACCTATGCTTCTGGTTTAAAAGGTCCCATGTATTGTGACAATCGATTATTACTCTCACATCCAAAAGAGCGCTCACTAGTGATTGATCTCTTTATCAAAGTGATTGAAGAAAATAATCTTTCTTATGATCAACTTGCAGGTCTTGCAACAGCGGGAATCCCACATGCTGCCTTTATTGCTGATCGCTTAAAAAAGCCCATGCTCTACATTAGAAGTAAGGCCAAGGGACATGGAAAGGGCAACCAGATTGAGGGAAGATATAAAGAAGGGGAGAGATTGCTTCTAGTCGAAGACTTGGTTAATCAGGGCTCAAGTCTTGAGAAGGCGGTTTTGGCCGCCAAGGAAAGTGCTCTGGAATTGAGCGGGTGTCTCTCTATTGTCGACTATCAAATGGAGCAGGCCCATGCTCGTCTTAAGAAGTTCGATCTTACTCTCTTTTCGCTAACAGATTTCACCTCACTTGCCGATACGGCACTAGAAATGAAGCTCATTGATAGGACGGGACGTGAAATTTTAGAAAAGTGGCATGCTGCGCCGGCAGACTGGCAAGCTCCTCTATAAATTTCAGTTAATTAGACGCACCTAATAACGACAAATCGTATATTTGTTAGTAGGTTAGCGATAATGACTCCTTTAGGCTTGGCCCTGTGCTAAAATTTGAGCCTCATGTAAGACCAAAAACCTTTGGAACATTGAACGATAGATTAAGATTACAACGACTTGTCGTAATATATTTCTCAGAAACCTATATTTGGAGGATTTTTTATGTCCAATGTAAAATTAGAACTCGATGGTAAAACGATTGAACTTCCTGTGATCGAAGGATCGGAAGGGGAGAAGGCCATCGATATCACGAAGCTTCGTGCTGAAACTGGTTATGTCACTATTGATAGTGGTTATGGAAATACTGGATCTTGTACTTCGGAAATTACTTTCCTAGACGGTGAGAAGGGAATTCTTCGCTACCGTGGATACCCTATTGAACAACTTGCAGATAAGTCGAACTTTGTTGAAGTTGCTTACCTTTTAGTTTTTGGAAAACTTCCATCTGCTAGTGAACTTGCTGAGTTTAACAAGCTTATCGCTGATAACTCTGAACTACCGGAAGGTGTTAAGAAGATTATCGATTCATTCCCATCAGATGCTCACCCAATGGGTGTTCTTTCATCTGTAACTGCTGGTCTTTCAGCTTTCTATCCTGAGCTTCTTGGTGCAGAACTGAGCGCTTCAGAGCAAACGAAGGCCATTGCTCAACTTATGGGGCAAACGAAAACAGCGATGGGTTACTTCTTTAATAAGACTCAAGGAAAAACTCCAAAGTCGACAGATGCTAACCTTGATTACTCAACAGATTTCCTAAGCATGATGTTTAATAAAGACGGTGAAGTGGATGCAGACGTTGCAAAAGCTCTAGACGTTCTTCTTATTCTTCACGCTGATCACGAGCAAAACTGTTCAACTTCAACAGTTAGAAATGTTGGTTCATCACACGCTAACGTTTTTGCAACAATCTCTGCTGGGATTGATGCTCTTTGGGGACCACTACACGGTGGAGCAAACCAAGCTGTTCTTGAAATGCTTGAAGAAATTCAAAATGACGGTGGAGATTACAAGAAATTTATCGGTAAAGCGAAAGACAAAAATGATTCATTCCGTCTTATGGGATTTGGTCACAGAGTTTATAAGAACTTTGATCCAAGAGCTAAGATCATCAAGAAAGCATGTGATGTTGTTCTTGAGAAGCTTGATGTTAAAGACCCACTTCTTAACATCGCTAAAGGTCTAGAAGAGGAAGCTCTTAAAGATCCATACTTTGTTGAAAGAAAGCTTTATCCTAACGTTGATTTCTATTCTGGGATCATCTATAAGGCCTTAGGAATTCCAACAAACATGTTTACAGGTATGTTTGTTCTTGGTCGTCTTCCTGGTTGGCTAGCTCAGTGGAAAGAACTTCGTGAGTCGGGAGCTAGAATTGCTCGCCCACGTCAGATCTACACTGGGGCGACAGAGAGAAACTACGTTGATCAAAACGAAAGATAATCGCTAAATTGGCCCTCTTCTAAAGTGGGCCTTTTTTTTTTGGAAAAGAAATGAACGGAAACACTTTAAGGCCTTTGCTATTAAATCCCAATCTTCCAGAGACTAAACTCGTCGATAAACTCAAAGAGGTGAGTGCTAATTTTACTTCTTCGCGTGATCAGATTGGAAAGTACGTTTTAGATGAGGACATGGTTAGTGCCTATGCCGCATTTTTTCTTCCTACAAATATTCCGAAATTTCACTTCTTAATGAATCAATTGAGTGAAGAGGTTAAGAGTTACCTAAAAGATGCAACCTTCATTGATATTGGTTGTGGCCCTGGAACTTATTCTGTGGCCTTTTTAGAGGCCTTAAATGCCAAGGGACGAGTTCACCTTGTCGACTCTAGCCCTTTAATGCTTAAACAAGCTCAAAAGATCATTAGTGCTCTCTATCCAGAGGCTAATGCCACGTACAGCTCAGAAGTTCAAGTGGAAGATTCTAAGCGCGTTCTTTTTTGGGGTAATAGTCTCAATGAGATGGGGGTTAAGGCCGCTAAAAAGATCTTAGAAAAAGTTCAAGCAGATATGATTCTCTTTATTGAGCCTGGAACAAAAGAAGTCTTTGATCAGGTACATCTTTTAAGAGAGAGTTTAATTGAAAAGGAATTTGATATTCTCTATCCTTGCCAAGATTCTAAAAAATGCCCTGCTGCTAAAAATGATAAGGAGTGGTGTCACCAAGTTCTTCGCATGACCCATGAATTATCTATTGAGCGATTGGGACAAATGGCAAAAATTGATCGAAAGATCATGCCTTTTATTGGCCACGTCTACTCCAAAAAAACACTCTTTGAACATGGAAATACATCGGCCCTCCTTTTTCGCTTTCTACAGGAGACTAAATTTTCTTTCAATTGGCAATTGTGTGCAAATGTTGAAGGAGAGTTAAAGCTTATTCATGTTGAAGTTATGAAGAAGGATCTCGGCAAAAAAGTAGCAAAAGAATTCAAGAAATTAAGTGTCGGGTGTCGAGTTGAATATGAGGTTTTGAAGGTATTAAAGGACAATCATTTAAGAATTCGTGTGCAAAATTTAGACGATCTCTTGAGTTTTTCTTTGAATACTTAGGGTTCCCAAAGCTTCTGTCATTTTCTTTGTTATTTGCCAAAATAATCTTTTGAATAAACCGATAGTGTCTCCATAATCAATGTTAGTGGAAACATCTGTGAATCAAAGAAAGTCTATATTTACAGTCTTTAAAAGAAGGTTGGCTTTTGTCAGCTTAGCCTGCTTTGTTGTGCTTGCTTTCTTCTGGATGGGTGAACTTTATTTTGGTTACCAAGGTCACTACGAAGAGATTAAAAATGATGTTTATCATGACAAAGAACTTTTGATTCGATCTCAAGTAAATAATGCCATTCAATTTATTTCCAATAAAAGACAGAAAGTAGAAGTCCATCTAAGGGAGAAGTTAGAAGATAAAGTTTCAAGTGTTGCTAAGTCGATTGAAGGACACGACAAGGCCTTTAGATCAAAGGACTCACTCGAAGATTTTATTATTAAATCTCTTCGTGGTCTCGAGTATAAAAATAATCGTGACTACTTCTTTGCCTTTTCTAGAAATGGGAAAATGATTTTTCATGGAAATAATAAAAAGCTTCAAGGTAAGCATGTTCCTTTTCTAAAAGATGAAAAGGGCAATCTTATTATGGAAGAGTTTATAAAAACGGGAATGGGTGGTGGAGGATTCTACGACTACTGGTGGAAGCATCCTCAGACTCATCTGGTCGATCGAAAATTTTCTTATGTTAGAAGAATTGGGCTCTCCGATTATTTTATCGCAGCTGGTGAGTATTACTCAGATGTCGAAAAAAGAGTAAAAGACGATGTTATTGAGTGGTTTCGATCAATTCGTTTTGAAAATGGTGAAGGCTACCTTTTTGTATTTACTGAAGATGGACATCAATTATTAAATCCTGGAAGTCCTGAAATTGAAGGAACTTCTGTTGTAAAACTCAAAGATGCGAGGGGCCGAGAATTCGTCTCAGATATAATGAATGCGGCTAAGTCCTCTGGGGGTGGAGTCACTAAGTATTTTTGGAAGAAACCTACAAATGGTATTGTCAGTGAAAAATTGACCTTTGTACGTTTTGATCCTATGTGGAAATGGGTTATTGGAACGGGGATCTATCTTGATTCAGTTGAGAAAATTCTCGCTGTTAAAAGATCACATCAAAAGAAAGAGATCTTTTTAAAAATTATCTTGATTGTAGTTATTGCAGGACTGCTTTTCTTTCTCTTTCAGTATAACAACCATAAATTCTTTAAAAAGATTAATTCTGAAACAAGTAACATCATTCAGTACTTCTCAAAAAGTCATGAACTAGAAGAGAAGTTAGATATTGAAAATATATATTACGAAGAGTTTTATCATATTGTTGAAGCTTACAATCAAATGATTGAAAAACATGTCAAAGTGGAACAAGAAAAAGAGAGTCTCCAAGTTCAGGTTCTCGAATCTATGGAAGAGAGTGTTAGGATTAAAAATGATTTTCTAGGTACTGTCTCCCATGAACTTAGAACTCCATTAAATGGGATTAAGGGGATGTGTGAGCTCTTAGAGGGAACAGAATTAAGTGATGAACAAAAAGAATATCTTGGAACTCTTGATGGTTGTTCTGAACGATTAAACATTCTTATTCACGATCTACTAGACTATTCACGTCTAGAGACGGGAAAATTTAAGCTTTTCAAAAAGAGCTTTTCTTTAAATGAGATCATATCTACTCTTGAAAATATTTATAACTTTCGTGCAAAAGAAAAGAGCATCGAATTCTCTATTACGACAAATGCCAAAAAGGATGTGAATATTATCGGTGATGATATGCGTATTCTTCAAATCGTAATGAATCTTCTCGATAATGCTTTCAAATTCACTAATACTGGAAAAGTAGAGCTTGTGATTAATGCTTCTTCAATAAAAGATTCGATAAAGCTTGATTTTCAAATTCAAGATACAGGAATTGGTATCTCCGATAAGAAAAAGGCAACTATTCTCGAGTCCTTCTCTCAAGAGGAATCCACAAACTCTAGGCGTTATGACGGTTTGGGCCTTGGTCTAAGTATCTCTAAGAAGTTAATTGAGATGATGGGTGGAACGATTGGGTTTGAAAGTGAAGAGGGGACAGGTTCTGTTTTTTACTTCTTTGTCGTTGCAAAGCTCGACCATACTGTGACGAGTGTTAATGAGCAGTGGGAAGATCAAATTAAAGGCCTTCGCATTCTCATTGCTGAAGATAATCCTGTTAATTTGAAATTGATTAAAAAGCTTCTTGAAAAAAGAGGTCTTTCGCCGGATATCGCCTTGAACGGACAAGAGGCCGTGGATGCTGCTCTTTTAAATGATTACGATATGATTCTTATGGACATTCAAATGCCGATTCTTGATGGAATGAATGCTTCTCTTAAGATTAGAGAGTTCGTTGGTAGTACGCCTTTCATTGTTGCCCTAACGGCCAATATGGAAGAGGTTACAAAAGAAGAGTGTTACAAGAGTGGAATGAATTACTTTGTTTCAAAGCCAATTAAGAAAGATAAATTGAAAGAGATTGTTGAAGTTTATACAAAAGAAAAAGGCTCCTGACGGAGCCTTTTTTGATTATTTCTTTTTAAGAGCAGCGTAAGAATTTCCAAATTTCTTCTTGAACTTCTCAATACGTCCTTCAGTATCAAGAACTTTTTGCTTCCCAGTATAGAATGGGTGTGAAGCTGAAGAAATATCAAGCTTAACCATTGGATACTCTTTTCCTTCGAAAGTAGTCGTTAGGTCAGTCTTGATTGTTGATTTTGTAAGAATTTCTTCTCCACAAGAAACGTCGTGGAAAACTACTTCTCTGTACTCTGGGTGAATACCTTTTTTCATAATAAAACCTCTGATTTCGTTACATTGCTTGATACAATGATTCTTAAATATAAGTCTTAGGAATTTCGCTAATTTTCGGCCTGTTGTCAATAGGCAAAGCCCGAATTAGTAAAGTTTAGTGGGCGCTACAGCTTGAGCAACCATCGCCACTTTGTCCATTCGTAGCATCAACAAATTCCCATGAGTCGTAACGAGAGTTGAGAGCGTCCATGGCTTCTTCAAGAGAGTAGTGTTCAGATTGAAAGAGTTCTTTATCGTCAAAATCAGTTACTGTGACGAAGAAAAGCTCTTGGATCTCATTTTCATCACTTGGCTCAGCTCCAAGACTGATAAAGGCCTTGAGTTTTAAGTTCTTGAAATGACAATAAGTCCAGTTTTCATTTGTGATCATATTTGCTCTCGAGCACCATCAAATGGGCCATCTAACGTTTTTTTTTCATGTTTTATCAGTTTTTGGTTGTCATGCCAAACGGAATCTAGTAAGTTTTCCAGACCGCTATTGGTTTAGTTATTAGTTAATATATTGATTTTAAATAGTTTATATTGGAGGCTGTCGTGGCAAAGGGACCTAGAGTAGTTATTACACTTGAGTGTACAGAGGCGAGAAAGTTAGGAAAATCTCCTTCACGTTACACTACAACAAAAAACAAGAAGACGAACCCAGATCGTCTAGAGATTAAGAAATACAATCCATTTCTTAAGAGACACACTGTTCACAAAGAAATTAAATAATTTCTCGATATAAAAGGCCCTTCTTCTAAGAAGGGCTTTTTTTTGCCTTTTTTTACTTTCACCCACTTACTCATTCAATTTTTCTTTAGATTTTTAGGATAAATACCGATCTGTGTTAAAGTAAAACCTAGCTAATAGGGGATAAACTTTGGCCTTAAATGTACTGCTTGCTGATCCTGATTCCGAATGGTTGGAAACAGTCGGTAAGTTTCTTCGAGATCAATTCTATCAAGTAAAATGTGTTACCAATGGTAAGGACGCACAGCTGTCTTTATACAATGATAAATATTTTGCTGTGATTATCAATTGGGACTTGAAAAATCATGCAGGAAGCCAGGTTTTAAAGTTTATTCGCACAAATTATCCCTCTCAAAAAGTCATTCTCGTTCTAGAAAATGATGGGCTCTATGCTTCTGGCCAATATGATGAAGAGAAGTTGAAAAAACTTGGAGCAACAGAAATCGCTCTAAAGCCATTTGAAATCTCACATTTAAAAGAATTATTAGAAGGTCACCAGAGTCTTGGAGATCTCGTTTCTTCTCTGCCAAAGAGGGAAGGTCTCTCTGAAGAGGAAGAAGTTCAGCTTCAAGATGAAGAGTTTACAAGTGTTAACATCAATAGCTTCTATTCTTCAAAAGCAGTTCTCTTTGATATTTATATTCGCCTTTCAAGTGGACGCTATGTAAAGATCTTGCATGCTGGAGATAACTTTTCAAAAGAGCGAATTGATAAATACAAAAATGACAAAGGTGTTGAGAATCTCTACTTTCATAAAAGTGATAGAAGAAAATTCATTCAATATAATAACTACTTAACAAGAAAGGTCGTTGGAAATAAACAACTTCCTGGTTCTGTTAAAATCGATATGATGAAAAATGTGGCCGATAAATTCGTTGAAGAAATTCATACGCAAGGGGTAAAGCCACAAGTTGTTGATCAAGGAAAAGAAGTTTGTAAAACCCTCTTTCGTCTGGTTGAAAAACAAGATGATCTCTACAAAGTTTTAAAAGAGCTTGAGCAGGACGATCCCAATATCTTCACTCATAGCTTCCTTGTTAGTCTCTATTCAACGGCGATTATTAAGCAATTTGAGTGGCAATCTCAAATTACAATCGAATCGACGGCACTTGCTTGCTTACTTCACGATATTGGAAAAACAAAGCTTCCAAAAGAGCTTATTTCCATGCGACCTGAAGATATGAACGATGAGCAGCTTGAAGAGTACCAAAATCACCCACAATACGGTGCTGAGATCGTAGAGCAAAATAGAATGATTAATAACTCTGTTAAGCAGATTATTTTACAACACCATGAGTGTTATGATGGAAGTGGTTTTCCATTTGGAAAGAGGGGATCAAAGATTCTAACGCTTGCTAATATCGTTAAACTTGCCGATGACTTCACCCACATCATGCTCGATGAGAAAAAGAGTCCGACAGAGGCCCTCAAATCAATTCTCATGAACCAAGAGATGGTGGCCCGCTATAACTCAATGATCGTTGAAAATTTCATTAAGGTCTTTGTTGATCCTGCAAAAATTGAAAGGGAAGCAAAAGTTCTCCCTTCAAATAGTCGCATGGTTAATAAAAAAGCTTCTTAATTGTCAGTGGAGGGAAGTTCCTCTGTCTTTTCGAGAAAAGCTCAAGAGCATTCTTATGAACAATGAACGGGTGTTGTCTATTAGATGCTCGAATGATGAAGTTCTGCTTTTTTTCAAGCTTGATATCAGGGAGAGTTGTGAAAATATAAGAGACATCGTAATTGATGCTTTTATTTTCTTTTGTCTCAACAACAATTCGATAAAGTGGTTTGCTTAGATATTGATCAATCTTTTCTTGTTGCTCTTGGGTTCTCGAGTCTAGGATATAATTACTCTTTGTCGTTAGAAGCTCTTGCAGATAAGTTTCAACTGTTCCTGAGTTTAACTTTCCCTTAGGGCCACTCCAAGTGGCATCTTCATCGCGAAGAATTTCAAGTCTTGTTTTACTTTGTTCGTTTTGGCGAAAAATCTTGAAAGACTGAATATCTGTAATATTCATTGTAAAAATTCTCGAGTCAACAAAGTCGGGAAGAGATAGTCTTTCTAACTTTGGAAGAATATTATCTACGTGATAAATTGCATCGAGTCCTTCAAGCGTTAAGTAGGTCGAGTTATCAATTGAGTTAATAAGACCAAAGTGAATGGTTTTCTTTTCCGTTTTATTTTGTAGCGTTAAAGAAAGAGAGGGACTCTCTAATTGGAAGTTAGACATATTGATCGTATCTTTTGGATAGATCTTTCTAATCTTTAAAGATCCAATGGCATTTTTAATGATATCGATCGTCTTGATGTTTGCATCAATTCTTCTTGGAGCTGTAAGTAGCCAGTGGTCATTCTTTTCTAAGTTAAATTGACCGAGGTTATTTTTAAATTGAATGATACTAAAAGTGTCTAGTTGTTCTGAAGTTAGGAGTTGACGGTATTTTTCAAGTTCCTTTGTCGTCGTCACAGGAGCTTGGAAAAATTCACTAGCGAGCCCACCAATAATGAGTGAAAAGGTAAAGAGGGCAAGTACCCATGAAGAAATCGTATTTTTATTGATTTGTAAGTTTACTAGCATATAAATGTCCTATTTTAAGAACATTTTAGCTTCTAAAAACTACGAAGTCATCCGAGAAAGCTAGATTTCCATGTCGTCAAGACTGTCAAAGAGATCGTCCTCATCATCCTCTTGCGCACTCGATTGAGCCTCTTGG encodes:
- the pyrE gene encoding orotate phosphoribosyltransferase — encoded protein: MSDSSNLVAKTLLELKCVQFSPNEPFTYASGLKGPMYCDNRLLLSHPKERSLVIDLFIKVIEENNLSYDQLAGLATAGIPHAAFIADRLKKPMLYIRSKAKGHGKGNQIEGRYKEGERLLLVEDLVNQGSSLEKAVLAAKESALELSGCLSIVDYQMEQAHARLKKFDLTLFSLTDFTSLADTALEMKLIDRTGREILEKWHAAPADWQAPL
- a CDS encoding citrate synthase, which translates into the protein MSNVKLELDGKTIELPVIEGSEGEKAIDITKLRAETGYVTIDSGYGNTGSCTSEITFLDGEKGILRYRGYPIEQLADKSNFVEVAYLLVFGKLPSASELAEFNKLIADNSELPEGVKKIIDSFPSDAHPMGVLSSVTAGLSAFYPELLGAELSASEQTKAIAQLMGQTKTAMGYFFNKTQGKTPKSTDANLDYSTDFLSMMFNKDGEVDADVAKALDVLLILHADHEQNCSTSTVRNVGSSHANVFATISAGIDALWGPLHGGANQAVLEMLEEIQNDGGDYKKFIGKAKDKNDSFRLMGFGHRVYKNFDPRAKIIKKACDVVLEKLDVKDPLLNIAKGLEEEALKDPYFVERKLYPNVDFYSGIIYKALGIPTNMFTGMFVLGRLPGWLAQWKELRESGARIARPRQIYTGATERNYVDQNER
- a CDS encoding small ribosomal subunit Rsm22 family protein, with protein sequence MNGNTLRPLLLNPNLPETKLVDKLKEVSANFTSSRDQIGKYVLDEDMVSAYAAFFLPTNIPKFHFLMNQLSEEVKSYLKDATFIDIGCGPGTYSVAFLEALNAKGRVHLVDSSPLMLKQAQKIISALYPEANATYSSEVQVEDSKRVLFWGNSLNEMGVKAAKKILEKVQADMILFIEPGTKEVFDQVHLLRESLIEKEFDILYPCQDSKKCPAAKNDKEWCHQVLRMTHELSIERLGQMAKIDRKIMPFIGHVYSKKTLFEHGNTSALLFRFLQETKFSFNWQLCANVEGELKLIHVEVMKKDLGKKVAKEFKKLSVGCRVEYEVLKVLKDNHLRIRVQNLDDLLSFSLNT
- a CDS encoding cache domain-containing protein, with the protein product MNQRKSIFTVFKRRLAFVSLACFVVLAFFWMGELYFGYQGHYEEIKNDVYHDKELLIRSQVNNAIQFISNKRQKVEVHLREKLEDKVSSVAKSIEGHDKAFRSKDSLEDFIIKSLRGLEYKNNRDYFFAFSRNGKMIFHGNNKKLQGKHVPFLKDEKGNLIMEEFIKTGMGGGGFYDYWWKHPQTHLVDRKFSYVRRIGLSDYFIAAGEYYSDVEKRVKDDVIEWFRSIRFENGEGYLFVFTEDGHQLLNPGSPEIEGTSVVKLKDARGREFVSDIMNAAKSSGGGVTKYFWKKPTNGIVSEKLTFVRFDPMWKWVIGTGIYLDSVEKILAVKRSHQKKEIFLKIILIVVIAGLLFFLFQYNNHKFFKKINSETSNIIQYFSKSHELEEKLDIENIYYEEFYHIVEAYNQMIEKHVKVEQEKESLQVQVLESMEESVRIKNDFLGTVSHELRTPLNGIKGMCELLEGTELSDEQKEYLGTLDGCSERLNILIHDLLDYSRLETGKFKLFKKSFSLNEIISTLENIYNFRAKEKSIEFSITTNAKKDVNIIGDDMRILQIVMNLLDNAFKFTNTGKVELVINASSIKDSIKLDFQIQDTGIGISDKKKATILESFSQEESTNSRRYDGLGLGLSISKKLIEMMGGTIGFESEEGTGSVFYFFVVAKLDHTVTSVNEQWEDQIKGLRILIAEDNPVNLKLIKKLLEKRGLSPDIALNGQEAVDAALLNDYDMILMDIQMPILDGMNASLKIREFVGSTPFIVALTANMEEVTKEECYKSGMNYFVSKPIKKDKLKEIVEVYTKEKGS
- a CDS encoding type B 50S ribosomal protein L31, with translation MKKGIHPEYREVVFHDVSCGEEILTKSTIKTDLTTTFEGKEYPMVKLDISSASHPFYTGKQKVLDTEGRIEKFKKKFGNSYAALKKK
- the rpmG gene encoding 50S ribosomal protein L33, giving the protein MAKGPRVVITLECTEARKLGKSPSRYTTTKNKKTNPDRLEIKKYNPFLKRHTVHKEIK
- a CDS encoding HD domain-containing phosphohydrolase gives rise to the protein MALNVLLADPDSEWLETVGKFLRDQFYQVKCVTNGKDAQLSLYNDKYFAVIINWDLKNHAGSQVLKFIRTNYPSQKVILVLENDGLYASGQYDEEKLKKLGATEIALKPFEISHLKELLEGHQSLGDLVSSLPKREGLSEEEEVQLQDEEFTSVNINSFYSSKAVLFDIYIRLSSGRYVKILHAGDNFSKERIDKYKNDKGVENLYFHKSDRRKFIQYNNYLTRKVVGNKQLPGSVKIDMMKNVADKFVEEIHTQGVKPQVVDQGKEVCKTLFRLVEKQDDLYKVLKELEQDDPNIFTHSFLVSLYSTAIIKQFEWQSQITIESTALACLLHDIGKTKLPKELISMRPEDMNDEQLEEYQNHPQYGAEIVEQNRMINNSVKQIILQHHECYDGSGFPFGKRGSKILTLANIVKLADDFTHIMLDEKKSPTEALKSILMNQEMVARYNSMIVENFIKVFVDPAKIEREAKVLPSNSRMVNKKAS
- a CDS encoding DUF4340 domain-containing protein; the encoded protein is MLVNLQINKNTISSWVLALFTFSLIIGGLASEFFQAPVTTTKELEKYRQLLTSEQLDTFSIIQFKNNLGQFNLEKNDHWLLTAPRRIDANIKTIDIIKNAIGSLKIRKIYPKDTINMSNFQLESPSLSLTLQNKTEKKTIHFGLINSIDNSTYLTLEGLDAIYHVDNILPKLERLSLPDFVDSRIFTMNITDIQSFKIFRQNEQSKTRLEILRDEDATWSGPKGKLNSGTVETYLQELLTTKSNYILDSRTQEQQEKIDQYLSKPLYRIVVETKENKSINYDVSYIFTTLPDIKLEKKQNFIIRASNRQHPFIVHKNALELFSKRQRNFPPLTIKKLFY